The DNA window AGGTCAGTTTTCACtttggggcatgttgtcacattGATAGTCTCTTTATCTCCTGCTTGCTTATATACATATCTTGTGTGTTGCTGCTTTATACAGTAGCCTATAATTTTATACAACCGAAAAAACAGCAGGATCGAATTGTGACAATTTACCCCATAAACTTTGATGCGCAATTTATTAATTCCTGGGCAATTATGCTAAAAACGTCACcattttttataaagtatttcTACAACACATCCGTAGGCTATATCCTAAAAAATATCTCTTGAGCTATCTTACCACATTGACGCACAATCTGTTAGACACGAGCATCGTGTCgtgtcaaataaaatacatttaatgctaCTCTAGAATAGCAGGCTATAATGTCATACTATCTAGTATACATTGATAGAAATAATCTTTGAAATATACCTTCTTTGGGATATTGAGATGAGAAAATCCCAAATCTGCGCACGTTCACTTTAATCCAGTGGCGCGTGAGATGTTGCGCGCGACGCAAAATAAACCGCAATTAAACGGTCTCGCGTAAAGATTGATCTCGTAGCCGCACATCACGGATCCATCTgtaaacaaactataaaaaaaatatgccacGGTCAAATACGAAACATTGATCCGACAGTTACTAACAGCTTTCCAAAACCACCCCAAACCTATCAGCGCGCGCAACTCTCTCCCTGTCTTTCTCTCCAGTagacacacgcgcgcgcacacacacacacgcacgcacgcacatcTTTTCCACACTGAGCATACGATCACGACATTGTTCCTTGAGTCGAACCTGAAACTGTGGGACTAATTTGGAAACTTGGAGGTCATTCCAGCAGCTCTTCTTCCGAGAAGCGTGAGAAACCTGTTTTACGTGTGTTTTTGCTAGAGATGATGATGTGATGGCAAGGATGCGCATAATCAGGACATTCATGTGAGGCAGACTGCATTACAGCTTTAGACAGAATAGCAAGGTGTGTCCTGAACTAAATGATccattatgtgttttattggaacttattttaaaattatgcattattattatctcAACTCCACTCCATATTTATCCTTATTGTGCATGGTTTATccttaaaagccatttttaccatttaaggGTGATCTTAGATTCAAACCTTAAACATTCTCTCACAACAATTATTTACTgacttttgtatatattattttttattttatgattattgtaatttagatagatagatagatagatagatagataatagatagatagatagatagatagatagatatagatagatagatagatagatagatagatagatagatagcatagatagaaagatagatagatagatagatagatagatagatagatagatagaatagatagattagatagataacatcttatagatagatagatagatagaagatagatagatagatagaaatgaAGATTGTTTGAATAGTTAAACGTTTTTGTacactttttctaaaaaaaaactgaacaaatgaATTTGTCTGAATAGTTGACATTTTTGTACACTTTTTCTGTCCAACTCAATTAAATCACGTTATTTCGCATTTACGtgaacaaaaaccaaaatagattaattcatttaatgaacCTGATTCAGTGCCTAAGtgattaatttttgattttaaggtaacactttacggtaaggttcattagttaacattaactgacaacattaattaacatgaactaagaataaatcattctaaagcacttattaatattagtaaatagtaaatattagcatttactaatgcaatatgtttgttaaaatttgttaatgtgctgtgaactaacatgaactaaaaaaacgaatgattgtatttttgcaaactaatgttaacaaatattaataaataccataataaatgtattatttattgtttgttcatgctaGTTGACAGatcaactaatgttaacaaatttacaaaacactttattttattttactgaacaacgttattttattttggaacatttatttttaataagtgcaGTGGAATTCAGTCGATTCATTTCATCTGAAGAAGCTGAACAAACATTTGactacaaaccaaaaaaaaacttcatgtACCTTATTTAgtgcattttgaattaaaaaagaaatgcacatgCATGATAAAGATCAGTTATGAAAACTAGTGGGTTATACAAAGAAATTAAGAGAAAGTGTATTGTTTCACATGCTTATAATTACAtcacttttgtgttttcttaaaACGTGTTTAAATCATGTaaaattttatcttttaaaatcacataatttaaaatttacCTCAAGTCAAattactgtgtttgtgtgtgtgtgtgtgtgtgtgtgtgtgtgtgtgtgtgtgtgtgtgtgttttgcttttaaagaaatgtcCAGTCCACTAGAGCGGGTTGTAGCCCAGAAGAAGGAGGCCATTGAAGCAGTAATGGAGATGTTCGAGAGAGGAGCCGAGGTGCTGGCCAGCGCTGTCGGGGGACTATGTCCTCTTTTTGAAGCTTCTGCTCCAGTTTTGAGACTGGTCTTGGACAACGTGGAGAGCAAAGAGGTCACATACGTCAAAGACCAGTTTCTAGTAGTGAGGAGCAAATTAGACGTCCTCTCGTGTCAGTTACAGGACATTGACTCTGAGATCAGAAGGAGACGGTTGGATTCTCAGTTCTTCTCTGTGGAAGAAAATTTTATAAACCAGTTTAGAAAATACATAGACATTCTGGAGGCTAAACCTGAGTATAAGGAAGTCAAAAAACGCTTGTTCTTAGAGCATTTTCTCATAACAGGAGGAGAGAAAAACCTAAATGTGCTTTACGATGCTGTGATGGGGAACAGCACATTTGGAGAACCGATCCTGGATGTTGTGGAGCAATACGAGGCCAAAAGCAGAAGAGTCCTGGAAGATTTCTGCGTCAGACTGAAGGAGCTGCTCTGCTTGGGAATCATCGCTCTGCTGGGATACTGTTTCCTTACTCAGGGTGAGGAATCAGAGCAGGAGAAGATTCAAGAGTGGGGCACGAAGATCCAAGAAATTGAGACGAAAATGAAGGAAATGATAGAAAGATGCGTTGATTCGTTTCCAGAGCAAGCTGAACTGGACATCAAGAGGCTTGTGAAGGAGAAAGAAGATGAGAACCTTCAGGAAACGGCCAGAGAACTGCTGGACTTCCTGGTGAAGAAGTACGACTGGGTGAGCTGGTCCATCAGAGTCATTAGCAACTTGGGCAAAATTAGCAACTTAAGAGCCGGACAAAACTTTCAGTGCGTGGCCGGACAGAATTACTTTGAAGTATCTCAAGGAAATGACACCAACCTGGTGGTCTCCTTCAGCAGCGACCCTCAGCCCGTGTCCGACGAGAGCGTGAAGCAGATGATGGAAGGCCCTGCGAGGAAAGGAGACCCCAAAGCTGTCGTGGAGCTTCTGGAGAAGCAGTTAGCTGGGTTTCTGGTTCACGCCGTCAGTCGCCACAAGGACAGCTTTGCTCTGTCGAGTTTTCCTGAAGAATGTCACTACTGGGAGAAACATAAGAACGTGAATCTCTGTGTGCATTCAGAGTAGATCCTGACATAAACATATAATTGCTATTATCATGTTGCTAACATTTTGCAACTGCATCGCTTTGTTCATTATCATGTCttgaaaaaatcatttgttCAGGTAGCTATTAGCTATCGgactaaataaatttaaaatagattattttaacaatttcttttcctttatgtacatttatgtaaattttaaatgaaaaaaaactgtttagaactgttttggaCTGGTTTTGCTTGTAAACAATGCCTGATCTGTGTATACTTCTCTAAGACACTAGGACAAGATGACTTTTTCACcagagaaagcaatattatacaGGACTtatattttagctggaagcaatAGTTTGAAGTTAAATAGTTAAGTTAAAGTTAAGTTGGCTTTACAGCACGTTAcccgatggactggagtgatgtggattattgtgatgtttatatCGGCTGTTTTGGACTgtcactctgacggcacccattcactgtagagtCAATTGGCGAGCAAGGGATGCAATGCAAAacttctgatgaagaaacaaaccgagggtgagcacattttttgcaattttcctctttgggtgaacttttcctttaaacgCATTAAACACTGTGTAAATTCAACCGCCATGTTTTCAAACTAAATGTTGACTATTTGTGCTTTATTACTGTGCATGTTCGCCTAATGTTATAATGTAGCTGATTGTCTATTTGAAAGCGTTCCCTTTAAACACAGTTTAGGCAGCAACCGTGCTTAATGTTGTGAAGtaataaaatgctttgaagTAATAAAAACTGTAGTAATACGAATGCATAGTATCGCAAAGAAAAGCGTTTCCCCATTTAGCCTGCATGATAATAACACGCATAGCTGTCAGTATCTGTTCCTCATCGGCCATAAAAAAAGCCCACGGCAAGACGTCTCAGGAAATGAATGCATGTCTTGCACAGCAGAGTGCGCATGATGTTAGACTAAAATAAACCCTTTAAAAATTCATGTCGGTTCAAGCTGAACTTAAACACCGCCAAGATACAACTGAGGTACATTGTTGACTGATTTAGCTGTTTTTCGAGATTATACctaataataaatctaatttCATTTTCCTGTTTTGTATGAGATGTTTCGCATTAACGTGACTTACAAGCGATTGTTGACATTCATTGCTATTAACTCTCTGAAGTGGACACATATAGCACTCAAAGCCACGTCTAATTAAATTACTGCTTTTGTACGTAAGTCAGCAGTTTCTGGCCAGGGGCTGCAGAAATAGAGGGTGAGTAACCTTTTGCTGTTAATATACAGACGACGAGCGCCAGAGTGCTGTGATCAGCTCTCCAGATCCACTCATTAAGATCACTGAAGAGCGGAAAGAGGGAGCAATCCATCATTTAACACTCACAAAAGGGCCTTAAGTTAGAATGTGATTCTATTTTATGCTGCCGCTACaaaaattatgtgtttttttggaaGGAAATCATAGGTTAGCTAATCAAAGACTCACGTTTTACTGTCtgggacaaaaaaataataataataataatttattgcattcaagatttattgcatttccattcatttttaccatacagtaaataaattggGGTTAAAGTGctcatgaaaataaacaaacttacaaaaacaaaaaaggttaaatTGTAATTggaaattgttacatttaagaACTTTTCGTCCCATAGAGCTCTGaaaataatgttaatcaaaAACTATTGATTTATAccagtgctattttagtatggtattatatttttcttgatattttgaataaatatattattatatttgctgCTTTCATATTAATTCTAGGTCAGGTTTTactaattttgttgtgttttgccattatttgttttttattgtttgttaatttttttcatgtctttatagtttttatttttagttactttacttttacttttagttattttagtacttctaATTAagctaaacaaaaatgttggcTAAGgaatattttatgtcatttcaaGTAATGTGATTTTTCATGAGGAAAGCCCAggtttattgcaaaatattcaatatatataaatacacaagtACTTAAAGTACCCTACTTTGCTTAAGATTTAGGAAGGCATGTTTGCTTCTATATTATTTTGCAAATTTGAAGCTTTAATGTGAAGCTTCcagttattttacatatacaaaatattgaTCCATGTGGCCTCCATCTCtgacaattattattactattaatttagTCTGTTACTGAATcaaaacatatgcattttattttcatatgacGTAGTGACAATACGGTTGAAATACTTTACTTTTtgcaatgaataaaaataaatattgttgtaGTTACGCACATTGTGCTGGCAGATGGCGCCAAAAACACTAATGATGTTTGATTTTACTAAACACTGCATAGTGAAGCACGGGACAAAAAGCTTCAAAGTCTTGCTATAGTTTTTTCTGTAGTTAACTCTATACTTTAACAGATACTTCACTACAAACTGCTCCTGGCTTTGTtgttatatattgaaaataaaggCCCTACCTTCTCCAGGAAAgtcaatatcaatatttaataaaccaaTAAGTGATTTTATGAAGCCCAACATTATAGTACTGCCAGGGGCGGTGGATCAATCCCAGGATACCTCGCTCTGGCTGCATCTGCCAATCACAGCCTGAGCTAATGACATTACCTATTCATCAGAGTGGACCATCGACCGGCCTCCTGCCTTTAAGTGGGCCGATCtgataaaaaagcattaaaacatttgtactGTGACACACACCAGCAGCCTCTGCGCTGGATTCATCCTTCTGATGTGTCTGACTGTGCCTTTAAAACCTGTGAATGTGTCGTTTTCTTCACCGAATGGTTATGCTAACATGCATTCCTTCTCCTAAGAAGCTGTATATAAATGCTCGGTAACCTCAAGCTCTGTCTCTGAGGACACGTCAGCCCTCTGGAATCTCTTTGTGTCTCAGTGTTTTCTCTCTGGTGGTGAGATAAGCTCAACTCCTCTGCTCTGTTGACTCTAAACAGCGCGAGCGTCTCCTCAGTACTGCAGTATATCAGGCTGGCGATAAACCTCCCTCCCTTCTGCCCGATCCATTCCCACAACACTTTCAACTTTGACAGGAAGCAACTGCTTTCTTCCACGATGAGAGTGTCGCTCTCATGAAagtaatatagatataaaaacacaaggTTTGAGAAAAATGTGACTTGAGAATCTACTTGAATGAATTGCATTGAAGATATAAACCATTTTTACTGATACTCACACCAGGTCTGCAGGTTGATGCCATCTAGTGGGTCTCAGCAGATAAACACCCAACCACAGCATTACAAAATCGGTCCTCAGAAGTAGATTtctgaaattaattatatattttgatatggGTATATCCCATATATACCCATTATGGGtagtcaaaaatgttttttatcttcaatgttagtttttttacacatacatatatacatatatacacacatatatacatatatacacacacacacatatatacatatacatatatatatatatatatatatatatatatatatatatatatatatatatatatatatatatatatacacacacacacacaattcttCAGAATTATGACTtcttgaaatatgaaatatttatagctTCTAAACCAGCTTTCAGACTGAATATAACTTTATGAAAATAACCAGTAATATGAGCacagtacagtacatttattcatGCAAAAATCACTTGCTGTGTACACAATaagtatttttgcataatttcatttacttttatgcAACAGCAAATGATGTCCCAAAGAACAATTCTGAATATAGGTTATACTGTATTAATTGTATCAATATTTCTTGTAGTCttcaaactgtaaaaatactgaaaaaacagATAACCAAATCACGTCGAGAAGTGATTCATCACGGTTGTGCTCCCTGTGGTTATTTATTTTGGGACGCAAGTTAAGTTTAATAATCTGAATGTGAAGGGTCAAGAGCATGGGAAAGTTGATGAAGGAAATGAACATCAACGCAATGTTGAACACAGGAGGAAACTGTCGGGATTAATAAACCGtagaataaaatgaacattaaaggAACTCTCTATGTACtgcaaaggttttatttaatgaaaaatactttgtaACCTATGGGTCCAAATAAAAATTCATCCAGAAAGAAGGCTGGTGTGTTAAAGCTGTAAGTGATGCATTGATCTTACTTTGGCAAACACGAATACAGACAGATGAATGTTTTATCATGGATTTCTCAACTCTACCACATTTCACAACACATGCAGATGTCTCGTACTAAATGTCCCTATGATGCTCTTTTATAATATCTGTAAATCAGACtaccacaaacaaacatactGTATGCGAAATTCGAAACCGACTAGCCTTTTGGCTAAAGTACACAGCGAAAACTTGTCTGACAGGAACTGGTTAAACAAACGGGGTCATACGGGAGGAGTGGACAGGTCTGCTGTGGATTTCTGTGAACTTTATCTCTAGACTGGTTACGGTTTATTAACGACTTATATCAGTTAAAtgataacttttaaataaatttatccTGGGCTGACTTCCAGATGCTCTTTATCTTTTTGTTAAAGGTTTAATGTTACGGATCAAAGatacttaaattatttatatatttatacaatgaaaatttattttgtgtaatggTTGACTGGTTTGGAGGGATTTTTGACCTGATGCTTAAATACTAAGTGATATTTAAGCAGCAGGCAATGAACTATCTGCTTTTTATAGCTTCTTTCCTGACAAAACCACAAGAGTCATCTGTAAAACACAGCCTTCCTCTAgttttctatctgtctgttgcAGTGCTGACAGTCTAACGTTCATGCCGATACACTTTATCTCCAAAGTGACCCTGCACTGCGATAAAACCCAAACAACGCGAATGACAATAAACGTCCTTCGGGCAACAACACTGGATTCACGTAACGATTTCTGTGCAAACGGTCCgacgttacattttaaattcaccAGTATGAGTCATCCGTCTCCCTGAGCGAGAGGACAACCAGAACGAAATGACAAATTAAGGTTAAATGACAAATGATCAGAAATTAACTCCGATGGCCTTCACGGGACAAACAGCCGTTCATTAATGAAGAACTGCAAAGCGGTGACCTTCTCTTTTCATCGCTGTCTGGGTTGTAATCACATTTCCCATTTGCATAAGGTTGAGGTTTTtaaagggcagagagagagagagagagagatgctttAGGAAACCTGACTGAAATCAATACAGATACACTTGAGGTCGGCCAAAACACTGCTGAACAAACTCACCATTAATTGGGATGGTCAAGATGggaactaaacaaattgttttaTCTGGTTTAGTGCATCCTGCTTTTATTCAGGtaccttaaatatatatatatatatatatatatatatatatatatatatatatacgcatatatacatgtatgtatgtaagtgGGTGTGATAATGAAcaatcataattatttattattattaaattcaaaacatgtaca is part of the Puntigrus tetrazona isolate hp1 chromosome 16, ASM1883169v1, whole genome shotgun sequence genome and encodes:
- the LOC122360173 gene encoding protein rapunzel-like, which translates into the protein MSSPLERVVAQKKEAIEAVMEMFERGAEVLASAVGGLCPLFEASAPVLRLVLDNVESKEVTYVKDQFLVVRSKLDVLSCQLQDIDSEIRRRRLDSQFFSVEENFINQFRKYIDILEAKPEYKEVKKRLFLEHFLITGGEKNLNVLYDAVMGNSTFGEPILDVVEQYEAKSRRVLEDFCVRLKELLCLGIIALLGYCFLTQGEESEQEKIQEWGTKIQEIETKMKEMIERCVDSFPEQAELDIKRLVKEKEDENLQETARELLDFLVKKYDWVSWSIRVISNLGKISNLRAGQNFQCVAGQNYFEVSQGNDTNLVVSFSSDPQPVSDESVKQMMEGPARKGDPKAVVELLEKQLAGFLVHAVSRHKDSFALSSFPEECHYWEKHKNVNLCVHSE